Proteins from a genomic interval of Falco rusticolus isolate bFalRus1 chromosome 7, bFalRus1.pri, whole genome shotgun sequence:
- the VIPAS39 gene encoding spermatogenesis-defective protein 39 homolog — MSRARADEEEYWHSSKFRAFTFDDEDDELSQLKESKRAVNSLRDIVDDDDDDLERVSWSGEPVGSISWSIKETASSSTSSLEGRDSSLQKGSSSYAAFPKQVSSYSLSSLFKGRNRLPSFQSLSDALSDTGVKNYAPELRRPKAEYKDYSSDWSPKDTVRRMQRGKICSLERFRSLQDKLVLLDEAVAGHDGNVITAVLIFLKRTLRREILFRELEVRQVALCHLIHFLKETGEQKLLLDLLRFLDRTEEVALSQYREHLNIQDVEKRREFLKGCIGLPFSAEDTSHIQDHYTLLERQIIIEANDRHLEMAGQSEIFRKYPRKASILNMPLVTTLFYSCFYHYTEAEGTFSSPTNLKKTFKIPDKQYVLTALAARAKLRAWDDVDALFTTKNWLGYTKKKAPIGFHRVVEILQRNNAPVQVLQEYVRLVEDVETRLNLATKYKCHDVVIETYRDLKDRIQLTAYKCKVERGSAEEEKINSVLNNTQIRWKN; from the exons ATGAGCAGGGCCAGGGCGGACGAGGAGGAGTACTGGCACAGCTCCAAGTTCCGGGCCTTCACCTTCGACGATGAGGATGACGAGCTGTCACAG CTAAAGGAATCCAAACGGGCAGTGAATAGCCTTCGGGATATCGTcgatgatgatgatgacgacCTTGAGAGGGTCAGCTGGAGCGGAGAACCTGTGGGAA GTATCTCCTGGTCAATCAAAGAGacagcctccagcagcactaGCTCGCTGGAAGGCCGAGACTCCAGCCTACAGAAGGGCTCTTCCTCCTATGCTGCTTTTCCCAAACAAGTTTCCTCCTACTCCCTAAGCAGCCTATTCAAAG GACGAAACAGACTTCCAAGTTTCCAGTCCCTTTCAGATG CCCTCTCTGACACAGGAGTTAAAAACTATGCCCCAGAGCTGCGCAGACCGAAAGCTGAGTACAAG GATTACAGCAGTGATTGGAGCCCTAAGGATACGGTCAGGCGAATGCAGAGGGGCAAG ATCTGCTCTCTAGAGAGATTTCGCTCCCTGCAGGACAAGCTGGTACTCTTGGATGAAGCTGTGGCAGGGCACGATGGGAATGTCATTACAGCT GTCCTGATATTCCTGAAACGGACGCTAAGGAGAG AGATCTTGTTTCGGGAGCTGGAGGTGCGGCAGGTGGCCTTGTGTCATCTGATCCATTTCCTCAAAGAGACGGGTGAGCAGAAGTTGCTTCTGGATCTGCTCAG GTTCCTAGACAGGACTGAGGAAGTTGCT CTGTCCCAGTACCGGGAGCATCTGAACATCCAGGATGTAGAAAAAAGGAGGGAATTTCTGAAAGGCTGCATTGG GCTGCCATTTTCAGCCGAGGATACCTCCCACATCCAAGACCATTATACCTTGTTGGAGCGACAGATCATCATTGAG GCCAATGATCGGCACTTGGAGATGGCTGGGCAGTCTGAGATATTTCGGAAATATCCTCGCAAGGCTTCAATTCTCAACATGCCACTAGTGACCACCCTCTTCTATTCCTGTTTCTACCACTATACAGAGGCTGAG GGAACGTTCAGCAGCCCGACCaacctgaagaaaacatttaag ATTCCCGATAAGCAGTATGTGCTGACTGCCCTGGCTGCCCGTGCCAAGCTGCGAGCCTGGGATGATGTGGATGCCCTCTTTACCACCAAG AACTGGCTGGGCTACACCAAGAAGAAAGCACCTATTGGCTTCCATCGGGTGGTGGAGATCTTGCAGAGGAACAATGCTCCTGTGCAG GTTCTACAGGAGTATGTGCGCCTGGTGGAGGATGTGGAGACGCGGTTGAACCTCGCCACCAAATACAAGTGCCATGATGTTGTCATTGAG ACATACAGGGATTTAAAGGACCGCATCCAGCTGACAGCATATAAATGCAAGGTGGAACGAGGctctgcagaagaggagaagaTAAACAGTGTTCTCAACAACACA CAAATCCGATGGAAAAACTGA
- the AHSA1 gene encoding activator of 90 kDa heat shock protein ATPase homolog 1, with protein MAKWGEGDPRWIVEQRADATNVNNWHWTERDASNWSTERLKTLLLPVRVEGEEGACEVTEVSKLEGEASINNRKGKLIFFYEWAIKLAWTGTSKTGVKYKGYVEIPNLSDENDIDEVEIHVSLAKDEPDTNLKTLMKQEGAKKIRDAMKTYISTLKTEFTQGMILPTVNGEHMETTPQVAPKAEDRKMAASSGTATSQSKSIGVKIPTCKISLKDTFLTSPEELYRVFVTQEMVQAFTHAQAALEADKGGKFQLLDGSVTGEFVDLVPEKQLVMKWRFKSWPAGHFATITLNFTDKGGETEVCLEGKGIPASEEERTKQGWQRYYFEGIKQTFGYGARLF; from the exons ATGGCCAAGTGGGGAGAGGGAGACCCGCGCTGGATCGTCGAGCAGCGGGCGGACGCCACCAACGTTAACAACTGGCACTG GACAGAGCGGGATGCCTCCAACTGGTCCACAGAGCGGCTGAAAACTCTCCTCCTGCCTGTCAGGGTGGAGGGTGAGGAAGGGGCTTGTGAGGTGACAGAAGTGAGCAAGCTGGAGGGAGAGGCCTCCATTAACAACCGCAAAGGGAAACTTATCTTCTTCTATGAGTGGGCTATCAAGCTGGCGTGGACTG GCACCTCAAAGACAGGTGTGAAATACAAAGGTTACGTGGAGATTCCTAATCTCTCGGATGAAAATGACATCGATGAAGTTGAG ATCCATGTCAGCCTTGCCAAAGATGAGCCTGACACTAACTTGAAGACCCTGATGAAGCAAGAAGgtgcaaaaaaaattagagaTGCAATGAAAACTTACATCAGTACTCTCAAAACAG AATTCACCCAGGGCATGATTTTGCCCACAGTGAATGGTGAACACATGGAAACAACACCTCAGGTGGCTCCTAAAGCAGAAGACCGCAAG ATGGCTGCCAGCAGTGGCACTGCCACGTCGCAGTCCAAATCCATAGGAGTCAAGATCCCTACATGTAAGATCAGCTTGAAGGACACCTTCTTAACATCTCCAGAGGAGCTCTACCGGGTATTTGTTACTCAGGAG ATGGTCCAAGCTTTCACCCATGCACAAGCTGCCTTGGAGGCTGACAAAGGAGGCAAGTTTCAGTTGCTGGATGGCAGTGTCACGGGAGAGTTTGTTGACCTA GTCCCTGAGAAGCAACTTGTTATGAAATGGAGATTTAAATCTTGGCCAGCTG GGCACTTTGCAACAATTACCTTGAACTTCACTGACAAAGGTGGTGAGACGGAGGTGTGCTTGGAAGGCAAGGGCATTCCTGCCAGCGAGGAGGAGAGAACAAAGCAAGGCTGGCAGCGCTACTACTTCGAGGGCATTAAACAGACATTTGGCTATGGCGCCCGCTTGTTTTAA